One part of the Asterias amurensis chromosome 11, ASM3211899v1 genome encodes these proteins:
- the LOC139943650 gene encoding CMP-sialic acid transporter-like, with product MAANEGVSLGFKIYILLVLTLNATGYILLIRYTRSQSGPLYSSTTTVLLTEISKLLISLLLLIKEHRSVLGMCKDVWNNVITNPRDSFKMCVPSIIYAIQNNLAFVALSNLDAATYQVSYQMKVITTAIFMVIMLNKSLSRTQWVAIVLLFLGVAMVQVESASSNKSTDVHYNYPVGVVCILISCLCSGFAGVYFEKVLKGTDTSLWIRNVQMYLFGIVSGIVAVFSKDGEVILEQGFLHGYNYLVWIIVAMASIGGLYTSIVVKYTDNIIKGFSTAVSIILAAVGSFLLFQKTFGVVFLLGTGLVISAVYLYSLPKPAPAKLASQPKEPV from the exons AGGGAGTAAGCTTAGGCTTCAAGATCTACATCTTGTTAGTCCTGACCCTCAATGCCACTGGTTACATCTTACTCATCCGTTACACCCGGTCCCAGTCCGGGCCGCTGTACTCCTCCACCACCACCGTTCTCCTCACTGAGATCTCCAAGCTTCTCATCAGCTTGCTCCTGCTGATCAAGGAGCATCGCAGCGTCTTGGGGATGTGCAAAGATGTGTGGAACAACGTCATCACCAACCCGCGGGACAGCTTCAAGATGTGCGTGCCGTCCATCATCTACGCTATACAGAACAACCTTGCGTTTGTGGCGCTGTCCAACTTGGACGCAGCTACGTACCAG GTTTCATATCAGATGAAGGTGATCACGACGGCCATCTTCATGGTAATCATGCTGAATAAGAGTCTGTCTAGGACCCAGTGGGTGGCCATCGTGCTGCTCTTCCTGGGTGTCGCCATGGTGCAGGTGGAGTCTGCTAGCAGCAATAAGAGCACCGACGTCCATTACAACTATCCCGTGGGTGTGGTCTGTATCCTCATCTCGTGCTTATGCTCAGGGTTTGCCG GTGTGTATTTCGAGAAAGTATTAAAAGGGACTGATACGTCATTGTGGATACGCAATGTGCAGATGTACTTATTCGGTATCGTCAGTGGGATCGTAGCCGTCTTTTCCAAGGATGGAGAAGTCATCTTAGAACAGggtttcctccatggttataatTATCTTGTGTGGATAATAGTag CTATGGCAAGCATAGGTGGTCTGTACACCTCAATCGTCGTTAAATACACAGACAACATCATTAAGGGTTTCTCCACAGCTGTCTCTATTATCCTGGCCGCCGTGGGCTCCTTCCTCCTATTCCAGAAAACCTTTGGGGTAGTATTCCTCCTCGGCACTGGTCTAGTTATATCAGCCGTTTACTTGTATAGTTTACCCAAACCAGCCCCGGCCAAATTAGCATCTCAGCCTAAAGAACCTGTATAA